TGGACTCAGATCACGCCACCTCTGCTCAGTTGCCTCGACGCTGTGGCAGGGGCATGCTTTCTGGTGGGAAAAATCCTGGTCATGGAGCGGGGAAGCACAAGATACAGCTGCCGTATAATCGAAACGGAAGCATATCATGGTTTTGACGACCCCGCATCCCACGGGTACCGGGGCCCGACTCCCCGCAGCCAGCCCATGTTCGAATGGGGCGGGCGCTATTACATCTACTTCATCTATGGCAACCATCATATGCTCAATGTGGTGACTGACGCCGCTGGTATGCCTTCAGCGGTGCTGATCCGCGCTGCGTTTCCCATGGAGGGCTTTTCTCCATCGGAACCAGGCCATACGCGCATTCTCAATGGGCCGGGAAAACTGTGCCGCCACCTGGGGATCGACCTCTGCCTGAACAATACTGCCATACATCAAAGTCCCCTGAGCATCTGGAGCGATGGATACCAGCCACAGAACCTTGGGCAGGGAACGCGCATCGGCATAAAAAAGGGTACGCATCTTCCCTGGCGCTTTGCTGACCTGAGGTTCCGGGCCTTCCTTTCCCGACCCATCTGAGAGGCAGGTACAGCTCTTCAGCTTTCACCTGCTTCCAGCAGGTTCTCGGCGACCACCAAAGCCAGCAGTCCCGTTCCATAGGTGTATTTCTGATTGCCGAATCCACTGTA
This portion of the Desulfurispirillum indicum S5 genome encodes:
- a CDS encoding DNA-3-methyladenine glycosylase produces the protein MSDDTQWTQITPPLLSCLDAVAGACFLVGKILVMERGSTRYSCRIIETEAYHGFDDPASHGYRGPTPRSQPMFEWGGRYYIYFIYGNHHMLNVVTDAAGMPSAVLIRAAFPMEGFSPSEPGHTRILNGPGKLCRHLGIDLCLNNTAIHQSPLSIWSDGYQPQNLGQGTRIGIKKGTHLPWRFADLRFRAFLSRPI